Proteins encoded together in one Mastacembelus armatus chromosome 15, fMasArm1.2, whole genome shotgun sequence window:
- the epcam gene encoding epithelial cell adhesion molecule — translation MKIWIALFLAAFAVGASAQSCSCDTMKWATCDGTPCTCFILVGDNVKQNLDCTKLIPKCFLMKAEMYRAKKGLDTRTIGGKPTEHAFVDNDGIYDPECENNGKFKAKQCNNTEQCWCVNSAGVRRTDKGDKNIKCDKLVETYWVRLELTHKPAPNPVNAANLKAAIAESINTRYMNFNKDMVDNVQYDPDARRIVVDVKKPVGERQTDLTQMAYYMEKDVKVLPLFRSQNKFLPKVDNQPLEMENILVYYVDEEAPTFTMKNLTGGIIAVIVVVVLAVVAGVLVLIFARKRQGKKNYNKAQQREMDNM, via the exons ATGAAGATTTGGATCGCTCTCTTTCTCGCTGCCTTTGCAGTGGGAGCCTCTGCTCAGAGCT gCTCATGTGACACTATGAAGTGGGCCACCTGTGATGGAACACCATGTACCTGTTTCATTCTGGTCGGTGACAATGTGAAACAAAACCTGGACTGCACCAAGT TGATCCCCAAGTGCTTCTTGATGAAAGCAGAGATGTACAGAGCTAAAAAAGGCCTGGACACTCGTACAATAGGAGGAAAGCCAACGGAGCATGCCTTTGTGGACAACGATGGCATCTACGACCCCGAATGTGAGAACAATGGCAAATTCAAGGCCAAGCAGTGCAACAACACAGAACAGTGTTGGTGTGTCAACAGTGCAGGTGTTCGGCGAACCGACAAGGGAGATAAGAACATCAAGTGTGACAAGCTGGTGGAGACCTA CTGGGTCCGTCTTGAGCTGACACACAAACCAGCTCCAAATCCAGTGAATGCAGCCAATTTGAAGGC TGCCATTGCTGAGTCCATTAACACCCGTTACATGAACTTTAACAAGGACATGGTGGACAATGTCCAG TATGACCCTGATGCTCGCAGGATTGTGGTGGATGTGAAGAAGCCAGTTGGAGAACGCCAAACTGACCTGACCCAGATGGCCTACTACATGGAGAAAGAC GTGAAGGTACTCCCCCTGTTCAGGAGTCAGAACAAGTTTTTGCCCAAAGTGGACAATCAGCCACTGGAGATGGAGAACATCCTGGTGTACTATGTGGATGAGGAGGCCCCAACTTTCACCATGAAGAACCTGACTGGTGGGATCATTGCAGTCattgtggtggtggtgctggctGTGGTGGCTGGCGTGCTGGTCCTG ATCTTCGCCAGGAAGCGACAGGGTAAGAAGAATTACAACAAGGCTCAG cAAAGAGAGATGGACAACATGTAA